One genomic segment of Huiozyma naganishii CBS 8797 chromosome 8, complete genome includes these proteins:
- the IDP3 gene encoding isocitrate dehydrogenase (NADP(+)) IDP3 (similar to Saccharomyces cerevisiae IDP2 (YLR174W) and IDP3 (YNL009W); ancestral locus Anc_1.396) has product MGFKRVKVKNAVVEMDGDEMARVMWHLIKKQLVLPYLDIEIKYFDLAIQVRDKTEDQITVDSARAALKHKVAVKCATITPDEARMKEFHLKKMWKSPNGTIRNILQGTVFREPIVIPCVPRLIPNWDKPIIIGRHAFGDQYKATDLKIPGPGKMSLVFQPKHNPGEKKEWEVFDFPKNGGVTMAMYNTTGSIESFAKSSFELALKRKLPLFFATKNTILKEYDGLFKDIFEKLYKDHYKTKFEELGITFEHRLIDDMVAQMLKSNGGFILSLKNYDGDVQSDIVAQGFGSLGLMTSMLVTPDDSVFESEAAHGTVTRHFRKYQKGEETSTNSTASIFAWSRGLLQRGKLDGNQNLMRFAQCLERSTIDTVQIDRIMTKDIALALGRTDRAAYVTTEQFIDAVKNRLNRTLQNWEGQKTGRDSKL; this is encoded by the coding sequence ATGGGATTCAAAAGGGTGAAGGTTAAAAATGCGGTGGTCGAGATGGACGGTGACGAAATGGCGAGGGTGATGTGGCATCTGATCAAGAAACAGCTGGTGTTGCCCTATTTGGATATCGAGATAAAGTACTTCGACCTTGCCATTCAAGTGAGGGATAAAACGGAGGACCAAATCACGGTCGATTCTGCACGGGCAGCTTTGAAGCACAAAGTAGCAGTGAAGTGTGCTACTATCACTCCCGATGAGGCACGGATGAAGGAATTCCATCTGAAAAAGATGTGGAAATCGCCCAACGGAACCATTAGAAACATACTGCAGGGTACTGTGTTCAGAGAGCCTATTGTGATTCCTTGCGTCCCCAGGTTGATACCAAATTGGGATAAGCCTATTATCATAGGCAGACATGCATTTGGCGACCAGTATAAGGCAACAGACTTGAAGATACCAGGTCCTGGGAAGATGTCGTTGGTATTTCAACCAAAACATAATCCAggggagaagaaagagtGGGAAGTCTTTGACTTTCCCAAGAATGGCGGTGTGACAATGGCTATGTATAACACCACAGGCTCAATAGAGAGTTTTGCTAAATCGTCCTTTGAACTTGCcttgaagaggaaactcCCCCTGTTTTTTGCAACTAAGAACACAATTCTGAAGGAGTACGATGGgctcttcaaagatataTTCGAAAAGCTTTACAAGGACCATTATAAAACGAAATTTGAGGAATTGGGGATCACATTTGAACATCGTTTGATTGATGACATGGTTGCCCAGATGCTGAAATCCAACGGTGGATTCATTCTCTCGCTGAAAAACTATGATGGCGACGTCCAATCGGATATAGTCGCACAAGGGTTCGGGTCTCTTGGTTTGATGACCTCCATGTTGGTTACTCCAGATGACAGTGTGTTTGAGAGTGAAGCTGCGCACGGCACTGTGACTAGGCATTTTAGAAAGTACCAGAAAGGTGAAGAAACATCCACGAATTCTACTGCGTCAATATTTGCTTGGTCAAGAGGCCTACTTCAAAGGGGTAAACTCGATGGGAACCAGAATTTAATGCGATTCGCTCAGTGTTTGGAGAGATCCACCATTGATACAGTTCAAATTGATCGGATAATGACGAAAGATATCGCGCTCGCACTGGGGAGAACGGACAGAGCAGCGTACGTGACCACAGAACAGTTTATTGACGCCGTAAAGAACCGCTTGAACAGGACACTTCAGAATTGGGAAGGTCAAAAAACCGGTCGTGACTCAAAGCTATAA
- the PYP1 gene encoding putative phosphoric monoester hydrolase (similar to Saccharomyces cerevisiae YNL010W; ancestral locus Anc_1.395) yields the protein MVKAVIFTDFDGTVTWQDSNDYLTDTEGFGKEERLRIFEGVLDGTTTFRDGFERMINSIKTPLPENLQILEKHIQLDPGFKKTFEWAQENGVPLIVVSSGMNPIIKHLLTSMVGEDSIDKIDIIANDVELDADQKMKIIYRDDTPFGHDKSQSINKYKAEFEKDLKDNEERPVYFYCGDGISDLSAAKECDLLFAKRGKDLVTFCRRQNVPYHEFDTFSDILENMQFVLKGEKTVKELMQN from the coding sequence ATGGTCAAAGCAGTTATCTTCACCGATTTCGACGGGACCGTCACATGGCAGGACTCTAACGATTACCTAACCGACACAGAGGGTTTTGGTAAGGAGGAGAGATTGAGGATTTTTGAAGGTGTTCTTGACGGGACAACCACTTTCAGAGATGGGTTCGAGCGCATGATTAACTCGATTAAAACCCCATTGCCAGAGAACTTGCAgattttggagaaacaTATCCAATTAGATCCAGGTTTcaagaaaacttttgagTGGGCACAGGAAAACGGTGTCCCCCTGATCGTCGTTTCCAGTGGTATGAACCCGATCATCAAGCATCTTTTGACCTCGATGGTCGGCGAGGACTCCATTGATAAAATTGATATCATCGCCAACGACGTCGAGTTGGACGCGGACCAGAAGATGAAGATCATTTACAGGGACGACACACCATTCGGACACGACAAATCGCAGTCCATCAACAAGTACAAAGCTGAGTTCGAGaaggacttgaaggacAACGAGGAGAGACCCGTCTACTTCTACTGCGGTGACGGTATCTCTGATTTGAGCGCCGCCAAAGAGTGCGACTTGCTGTTTGCCAAAAGAGGCAAAGACCTCGTCACATTCTGTAGGAGACAGAACGTCCCATACCACGAGTTCGACACTTTCAGCGATATCCTGGAAAACATGCAATTTGTTCTCAAAGGTGAAAAGACcgtcaaagaattgatGCAAAATTGA
- the KNAG0H01650 gene encoding uncharacterized protein (similar to Saccharomyces cerevisiae YNL011C; ancestral locus Anc_1.394), translated as MNLVVFSGGTATNSLTPSFYNLTVSKGHELTYVLPISDNGGSTSEILRVLGGPAIGDIRSRIVRLLEDEKLVIVFGYRLSEDCHEAKREWNEIVEGTHQVWKAVPQEVKEMCRAFIIHINSELLKKSKSYANRFKFEKASIGNLFLTGARLFLGSLDASIELMMRIGRCNPKVNVIPCINTSHTHHISALLTNGDVITGQSQISHPSKPSVNRAASRHGTLMNEEQDLFENSLNAGSNYMDGMNKGGTIAIGPSAENSMVEEQGGAETEEEEEYANPIYILPELKNSQLHFDKCDSDEMLPAPIRRILYINPYGEEIKPLGNSRAVSKIKEADMIVYSIGSLMTSLMPIIILGNIASTILDCPKKHKILIINNKYDRETFGHDAYHYVKMVVESMTRAVMNYRQTRGIVASTLKNLKWDCFITDIIYLTGGDIQMDWGSLSEHNIVCHGINSDKLSNEDLEVVLKKIHSLST; from the coding sequence ATGAACTTAGTCGTATTTTCGGGCGGCACTGCTACAAACTCGTTGACTCCCAGTTTCTACAATTTGACAGTCTCTAAAGGTCATGAACTGACGTACGTTTTACCTATCTCGGATAATGGTGGGTCCACGAGCGAGATATTAAGGGTCCTGGGCGGTCCCGCTATTGGTGATATCAGATCCAGAATTGTACGCCTCTTGGAGGACGAGAAACTGGTCATTGTCTTTGGGTACAGGTTGTCGGAAGACTGTCACGAGGCTAAAAGGGAGTGGAATGAAATAGTGGAGGGGACACACCAGGTATGGAAAGCGGTCCCCCAAGAGGTCAAAGAGATGTGTAGAGCCTTTATTATCCACATAAACTCGGAGCTACTtaaaaaatcaaagagttACGCCAACAGGTTCAAGTTTGAGAAGGCCTCGATCGGTAACCTGTTTTTGACTGGAGCCAGGTTGTTCTTGGGTAGCCTTGACGCATCCATCGagttgatgatgaggatTGGGAGGTGTAATCCAAAGGTAAACGTCATCCCCTGCATCAACACAAGTCACACGCATCACATCTCCGCATTGCTGACCAACGGCGACGTCATAACAGGACAGTCGCAAATCTctcatccttcaaaaccTTCCGTCAATCGTGCCGCATCTAGACACGGAACTTTGATGAACGAAGAACAGGACTTGTTCGAAAACTCTCTTAATGCCGGGTCTAACTACATGGACGGCATGAATAAGGGCGGCACCATTGCCATTGGACCATCTGCAGAAAACTCCATGGTGGAAGAGCAAGGGGGCGCAGAAAcggaagaggaggaagagtaCGCTAACCCAATTTATATCTTACCggagttgaaaaactcGCAACTGCATTTCGATAAGTGTGATTCTGATGAAATGTTGCCAGCACCAATCAGAAGAATTCTCTACATCAACCCGTACGGAGAAGAGATCAAACCATTAGGTAACTCAAGGGCCGTGTCCAAGATTAAGGAAGCAGACATGATAGTGTACTCCATCGGCTCTCTGATGACGAGTCTTATGCCAATCATTATACTGGGGAACATTGCCAGCACGATCTTAGACTGCCCCAAGAAGCATAAAATCCTTAtaatcaacaacaagtaTGACCGGGAAACTTTTGGTCATGACGCGTACCATTATGTCAAAATGGTGGTAGAGTCGATGACTAGAGCCGTGATGAATTACAGGCAGACTAGAGGCATTGTCGCttcaactttgaaaaacttgaaatgGGATTGCTTCATTACGGATATAATATACCTTACTGGAGGAGATATTCAAATGGATTGGGGAAGTCTTTCCGAACATAACATTGTGTGTCATGGTATCAACTCTGATAAGCTATCAAATGAGGACTTGGAAGTCGTCCTGAAAAAGATTCACTCGTTGAGTACTTGA
- the VAC8 gene encoding protein anchor VAC8 (similar to Saccharomyces cerevisiae VAC8 (YEL013W); ancestral locus Anc_1.441), with protein MGSCCSCFKEPATGSLSSGSHVGGVGDSGEDSNIMPIADNEREAVTSLLGYLEDKDNLDFYSGGPLKSLTTLVYSDNLNLQRSAALAFAEITEKYVKQVSRDVLEPILILLQSNDPQIQVAACAALGNLAVNNENKLLIVEMGGLEPLINQMLGDNVEVQCNAVGCITNLATRDDNKHKIATSGALVPLTKLAKSKHIRVQRNATGALLNMTHSEENRRELVNAGAVPALVSLLSSPDPDVQYYCTTALSNIAVDESNRQKLSHTEPRLVSKLVTLMDSPSSRVKCQATLALRNLASDTSYQLEIVRAGGLPHLVKLIKSDSIPLVLASVACIRNISIHPLNEGLIVDAGFLKPLVQLLDYKDSEEIQCHAVSTLRNLAASSEKNRKEFFESGAVEKCKELALNSPISVQSEISACFAILALADVSKLDLLNANILDALIPMTLSPNQEVSGNSAAALANLCSRISNYTKVIECWTQPSYGIRGFLIRFLQSDYATFEHIALWTILQLLESHNVKVLELVKKEDQLIADVKKMATITNERLQRPGIDVTGHGNSNGANATTNNGGQGSYDEASANNEEMGGNSRASDSAEDASLELYNITQQILEFLN; from the coding sequence ATGGGTTCGTGTTGTAGTTGCTTCAAGGAACCTGCTACAGGGTCTTTATCCTCAGGCTCACATGTGGGTGGTGTTGGCGATTCTGGCGAGGACTCCAATATCATGCCGATAGCGGATAATGAAAGAGAAGCCGTTACGTCTTTACTGGGTTACCTAGAAGATAAGGACAACTTGGATTTCTACTCCGGTGGGCCGTTAAAGTCGTTGACCACTTTAGTTTACTCCGATAATTTGAACCTACAGAGAAGTGCAGCTTTGGCGTTTGCAGAGATTACTGAAAAGTACGTGAAACAAGTTTCCAGGGACGTGTTAGAGCCAATCCTTATTTTATTGCAGAGTAACGACCCTCAGATTCAAGTTGCTGCCTGCGCTGCTTTAGGAAATCTTGCGGTGAACAATGAGAACAAACTACTGATTGTGGAAATGGGTGGGTTGGAGCCCTTAATCAACCAAATGCTGGGAGATAACGTTGAAGTGCAGTGCAATGCAGTTGGCTGCATCACCAACTTGGCTACAAGAGATGATAATAAACACAAGATTGCTACTTCTGGCGCACTGGTTCCCTTAACCAAACTAGCCAAGTCGAAACATATTAGAGTACAAAGAAACGCAACGGGTGCATTATTGAACATGACGCATTCCGAGGAAAACAGACGGGAATTGGTCAATGCTGGCGCTGTTCCAGCACTCGTTTCTCTACTATCCTCACCCGATCCTGATGTGCAGTATTACTGTACCACAGCGCTCTCGAACATCGCAGTTGATGAATCGAATAGGCAGAAACTGTCGCATACGGAACCAAGGTTGGTTTCGAAATTGGTGACCCTTATGGATTCACCATCCTCAAGAGTCAAGTGTCAGGCCACACTAGCTTTAAGGAATTTAGCTTCAGATACCAGCTACCAATTGGAAATTGTAAGGGCCGGCGGACTACCCCATTTGGTAAAACTAATCAAGAGTGATTCGATTCCCCTGGTACTAGCCAGCGTTGCTTGTATCAGAAATATATCGATCCACCCACTTAATGAGGGGTTGATAGTCGATGCAGGGTTTTTGAAACCTTTGGTACAGTTATTAGATTACAAGGATTCGGAGGAAATTCAGTGCCACGCTGTATCTACCCTAAGAAATCTAGCTGCCTCTTCCGAGAAGAACCGCAAAGAGTTTTTTGAGAGTGGTGCCGTTGAGAAATGTAAAGAGCTGGCCTTGAACTCTCCAATCAGTGTTCAAAGTGAAATATCGGCATGTTTTGCTATCCTTGCCTTGGCCGATGTATCAAAGCTAGACCTATTGAACGCGAACATCCTCGATGCGTTGATTCCAATGACTCTTTCGCCTAACCAAGAAGTTTCAGGAaactctgctgctgcatTGGCCAATTTATGTTCTAGGATCAGTAACTACACGAAAGTTATTGAGTGTTGGACACAACCAAGCTATGGTATCCGCGGGTTCCTAATCAGATTTTTACAAAGCGACTACGCAACTTTTGAACACATCGCTTTGTGGACCATTCTGCAACTATTGGAGAGCCATAATGTCAAAGTCTTAGAGTTGGTTAAGAAAGAGGACCAATTAATTGCTGACGTCAAAAAGATGGCTACAATCACTAACGAGAGGCTACAAAGGCCTGGTATCGATGTAACAGGCCATGGAAATAGCAACGGTGCTAATGCTACTACGAATAATGGAGGCCAGGGTTCATATGACGAGGCCTCTGCGAACAACGAGGAGATGGGTGGAAACTCGAGAGCTTCAGACTCCGCCGAAGATGCAAGTTTGGAATTGTATAATATTACCCAGCAAATTTTAGAGTTTCTAAACTAA